In Coffea eugenioides isolate CCC68of chromosome 4, Ceug_1.0, whole genome shotgun sequence, the genomic stretch ATCACCCCCTTTTACGTTCAGAATTGTTGTTATGTATCAAGTCTAAGGGCGGTGGTCTTTTGTCTTGCGTATTAATCTCAAAAGTGGGACTCTTACACCAACCACGCAATCTAATGCTATACCTTAATTTTGAAATATGTTGTGAATTTCTCTGATTCTTGCAAGCTGATTTGCTAACAGGTTGTGAAAGCACAGGAGCTAGATGAATTGTTCCCCATCATTGACTCGAAAGCAAAGCCAACTACCAAGCCCAAGATTTTCCTCGGTCTCCTTTGGAAACAACTCAACCACCTTGGGTAAAGATTGAAACTTTCTTGTTCTTTGTTCGCATGAAAAATCTCTGAAATTTTCCCACAGAAGTTGGTTTCTAACACTTGTTTACTAATTCAATTAATCAGAAATGCTGGTTTTGATCCTGAAATATTTCGTGTTGACCCGTATGGCAATGTTCTGTATTATCATGCTGATGCTGCTTCGCCGCTTGCATGGGAAATTGACCATTGGTTTCCTTTATCAAGTAATGATCTAGTGTTTgcctaaattttttttccctactCCCGATATGGTCTCGGTCTGTAGAATTTGAATCATTAATATTGTTTTAACACAATATGCAGGAGGAGGATTGACAGTAGCTAGCAATTTAAGGATTCTGCAGTGGCAAGTGTGCAAGAAGAAGCATAATACACTGGAATTTCTCATACCATGGTGGGATCTTCAAGTTGGTGTGTCCATAAATCAGTTCTTGTCCATCTTTGCCTCATCCAATTCAGATTTCAGGTTTGTCGTACATTTCTCTTCGAAGAAAGCAAAGTTCAATTagtatatttttcctttttttttttaaatataattgaAGGTAATGTTATTCTTACGTATACATTGATGATATAGGCGTAGAGCATTCTCGTGGTTGTTTGCTGAGGGTGAAAGTGAAGAACTGAATGCTTGTCAGACAGTTGATTCACATTCTTTTCCACAACACTTCATGGAATCCAAAAAGAAGGTTGGTCTGGCCCCAGCTGCCGTTGTTCTATCTCGAAGGGAATCTATGGAAGCTTCATCAGCTTTGAGATCACTGGACGTCAACAGAAAACCAAGATCAACAACACCCATCATTGGTCGGTAAAGAAAATACTTCACGATTTCTTGGTTTTGCACCGTTGAGCTTTACTTTTGCTTATTTGTTTTCATGTTGGTTGTGGCAGCTGCAAAAAAATTAAAGCCTGCttccaaagaaaatgaagaccCAGGGATGATCAGCAGCAACCCTTACCAGGCCATTGTAATTGCCAGGGATTCTTTGAGGAAGAGAGAAGAAACAGCAAAGATCCAAGCTGAATTACAGAAATTAGATGTGGAAGTTGATGAACTGAGGCAGAAGACTGAGGAGGAACATGTCAGCATACAAGATTTGGAGTTGGTGCTGATAAAAAGAAGACGAAGGGCTGAAAAGTGTCGACGGCTAGCTGAGGCACAATCTTCATACAGAGCAATGCTAGAAAAGATGATTCGAGATGCCATGCACCAGTAAGATTAATATGGCACAATTTTCTTTAAGAGTAGCATCCTGCTTGGATTTATTGGTGAGTTGAGATATATTTGCATTCTCCTCTTGCAGGAGTGTTGTTTACAAAGAACAAGTCAGGCTAAATCAGGCAGCAGCCAACGCACTCATGGCTAGACTTGAAGCTCAGAAAGCAATTTGTGATACATCAGAGAGGGAACTGCATAAGAAGTTCAAACAAAGGGACGAGCTAGAAAAACAAGTAAGACCTGAATGGGTACAGGCAAGGAAGAGATCAAGAATGGATGATTTTCTTCCTGACGAGGTAGAAAACAAGATTGTTCTGTATTTACCTGAAAGTAAGTCAAAGAACAAAATGCAGATGGAAATGAGAAATGCCTTGCTAGAAAACAATGCCCTGTATGTGCAAGGATTTCAGTCCAATGGTCCTTTGCACAAGGAACTGAGAAAGTTTTTGGAGGAGGAGCAGAAAGCATCAGAAGCTGGGTCATCATCCTTGAAAGAAAATGGGGAGCAAGAAGAACTAGGAGAAGAAACCAAAGAAACTGTTCTAAGGACTAGCATGGAAAAGCACGGGGAGTCTAGAAATCACAAAGCCATAGCAGCTGAGCAGAAGTCAATTGATGAAAAACTTCATAACCTGGAAATAGGGGAGGATGGGATGATAGGTAACATACGCTTTCCTGCTCATGATGCACCAGAAGATGAGGAGGATGAAGAGAGCAGAAAGCAACGTGGTAAAGGAAATGTTGAAAAGTGGCTTCAGATGCTGATGGAGAATGCAGAAGAAGATGCTGATTCATATCCTCGTGATGTGAATCAAAATGAATGTAACAAGACTGATGAAATAATTGTGAAGCTAGATCTTGTGTATCCACAAAAGGAATTCAAGATTTCAGAAGCTCAACAAGGGCAGGACCTGGAATGCGTTGATGAAATTGACAGCCAGCAGCAAATCCCTGTGAAAGGTGGGGGGAAAAGCGAAAAAGAGATTGTTGAGATTGAAACTAGGAGGAAGTCATTTTCGAACACTGGAGAGATGCAGGGAGATAAAAAGAAAGGTATCCTTGAGCTGAAATCCAGGGACACGCCAATTAAGAACCCTCCATACAGATTAAAACCAGAGAAAAGCAATGCACATCAGATAAGATCTGATAACAAAGGAGCAGACAACCATGATAACAATGTTGTAAATGAAAGGAAGGGGAAGAATGGTAAGGAAAAGGAACTTGTGAGATCTGAAAGTGCGAGGAGTTTTAGACGGATTCCATCTTCTCCATCTCTGATCTTCAGTGGTATGAAGAAGAGAGTAGATTGCATAGGCAAGAAGCCCTTGGTCATTGGTGATGATGCTGATGGTGATCAGAGACACATGGGAGAAAACAACATCATCAAGTCAACAATCAAGACAATCAAGAGAGTTTTTTAAAACAGTCAAGTTACATATTTTACTTGTATCTTCTCTTCACATTCTTCGTTTAGAGTGTTAGCTACACTCTGCTACAGCAATATGATTGATTGGTGAGGTTTGAGTTGTTTGATTTTGATTCATGTGTGCTAATTATTTGTTATGCAAGACATGCAATAACAACTTCTTGTTTGATAGGATTCAAACACATTAGCTTTCTGTGTCCGCTACCCTGTGAAGAATCTGTGTATTGCAGTCAATTATATCATCtgccaaaattttaaaagaaaaagggaaatccaagttcaatgaTGATTCCCCTTTACCCCCCAaacccccccccctcccccggCACCCTAATTTCATGATGTTTTTATGATTTCATATCTATTCATGTGAAAGACAATAACTGATGATTGGTTATTGGCAATATTTACAGCAGTGTTTCATGCACAACCAGCTGATTAGCAAGTGAACAATAAAAAGTTGTGTACAGCAGTAAAGAAACCTGCTTGAGCGCCTTATTCGGAACACTTCATATGCAACACTATCCAAACAAGCCACCCGACCCAAACCCAGAGATTACTGATCTGTGAAAAGTATGTTGGACAAAGTATAAGAAGTCTTTTTCAAATAAAACAAAGCATAGACCGGTCATTTTTCTATATTTGGTAAATTTCTCATCTTAGCAAATTTGCCATTACTACCACAAAAGCCTATACTCCTCTCTTGTTACATTGCTAGCTAAACAGTTTTTGCTCTATCAGAGATATACCACTAAGTTAACAACAAACTATTTCATGCTAATATCACTATCACTTTCTTTTTGGTATAAGGACTGTTAAGTGGTACAAGGGGAAGAGAGACGAGGGCCAACGAGTTAAATTGGGCTCCTCATGGTGTACAACTGACGTCCCAAGCAGCTAACCCAGTTTTTACTAACAAATATTCAACCTAAGCATCTCAATTCACTTGACCAACAAATTCGACGTCTAACAGCAATACATTTAGTAGGGCGTGTAGGGAGAACAGTTAGTCTGCTATCTCAAGCAATGAACTGCTGAGGCTTTTTCACAAGGCATGTGTTTGCTCTTCTTCCAAGCGGTATAGTTGGATGCAGCTCCAAACGGTCAAACTGTACATGGAACCCGATAAATTTGTTGATCCAGCGTTTTTCTGAGAATAAGTGGGATATATTAGAACCTATCTGAAGCTAAGAATGGCCCCAATAACCCTCATCCCCGCATGAGCATTTCCCATCCTTGAAATGATGGAAATGTTCAGTATCCCGCACAGATATCTCTCTACGAACAACCTTTGAAATAAACTTTACAGTGCTGTGACAGCTTTGACACATATAAAGATTCTTTGTTATCCAAATCGGCATCCCAGGGACAGTGTTTATCAGTGCAAACGCAATTGCCAATCTCTCACTATGTCCACAAAAAACCTCAGCTTTTGAAGCTTCAAGTTCATTTTCGGAACTGCTCTGAGGCTCAGTAAGACCTTCTGCTCTCATCTTAACATAAAATCCCTCCAGAACTGCATTAAGTTCCTTTATTTGAGGGTGGAAATCGTGACCACTTAGAAAGGCATGGACTTTGCCCTTTACTTCTACCCAACTACATCCAGGATCAACAGTAATCCCTTTTTCTCTCATCATTCTCCTGAGATGTGCAACATCATCCCATTTACCACACTCAGAGTAGAAATTGCACAAGAGCATGTAGTAACCAACACTCTCTTTATCCATTTCCACTATGTGCCTTGCTGCAAGTTCCCCAACATCAACTTGTCGGTGAATTCTGCATGAATTCAACAAGGCTCCCCAGATAGCTGCATCTGCTTTTATGGGAATTTTATGTATAAAATCAAGAGCATCATTGACCTTCCCTGCACGACCAAGTAAATCTACCACACAAGCATAATGTTTCAAATTTGGAGCAATGCAGTAAGCGTCTCTCATGCTCTGAAAATAAGTCAAGCCTTCGCTCACCATGCCTGATCTACTACAAGCACATAGAAGAGATATAAAAGTAATTTCATCTGGCTCAACCTTTGACTGCACCATTCTATCAAATAGCTCCATGGCCTGCGTGCCCTGCCCCCGCTGGGCATATCCTGTTAGCAAAATATTCCATGCAGCAACGTCCTGTCTCTGTATTCTAAATTGATTCAATGCAGGGGCCATCCTTCCACATCGCACATACATGTCTAGGAGTGCATTGGGTAGAAAACCCTCAAATGCCAACCCATTCCTTAATACATGAGAATGTATCTCCTTTGCACACATCAAAGCTCCTATTCTAGCACATGCACCAAGAACAGAGATCAATGTAACATCATTAGGATTTACGCTGAGTTTCATTTGCCTAAAGAAAATCAAGGCTTCGAAACTTCTGTTGTTGATCCGAAGCCCAAGAATAATCGATGTCCAAGATATCACGTTCTTGTCAGATATCTGATGAAAGATCTCCAGGGCCTTATCAATGCATTTGCATTTCGAATAAAAATCAATAAGAGTGTTCGCAACTATAACATATGATACAAGACCTGTAGTCTTGGCAAGCTCATGAAGCCTAACACCCATGTCGAAAAGACTCAAAGAAGTACATGCAGACAAAACACTGGCGATGGTGATCTCATCTGGCATAATACCATGTAGCTCCATCGTTTTATAAGTTTCAACAGCCTTCTCAGGCAAACTATTACTCTCATAAGCAGAAATCATTGCTGTCCAAGAAACCACATCTTTTAACTCAATCCTGCTAAAAACTTTTTCAGCTTCCTCCCACTTCCCAACACTTGAGTACATCTGAATCAATGTGTTATCCACCGCAACATCAACCCCAAACTCAGTCTTTACCACATATCCATGCAGAGCCCTACCAAACCTCTCATCACCAAGAACCTCAGATGCTGAGATCACGCTAGTCATTGTCATCAAATCCGGGTTAATACAATACTCCCGCATCAAAAAGAACAACCTCAACCCCTCAAAACATTCACCATTCTCAAAATACCCCGAAATCATCGCATTCCATGATATTCTGTCTCTCCTAAGCATTCCATCAAACACCATTCTCGCACTACCCAAATCATGACATTTCACGTACATAGTGATCAAAGCATTAACCACATCAACATCTGATATAAATCCAAACCTAATTACATGAACATGAATTTCTCTACCCCTACTCCAATCCCCCATACCCCCACAAGTTCTTAAAACACAGGGGAAAGTAAAAACATCAGGCCTATAACCAGCCCACAACATCTTATGATACAAATCCAATGCCTCATCAAAATATCCATTTTTGGCATACCCACCAATCAAAACATTCCAAGAAAACACATCTCTGTCCTCCATTTTACCAAACACATACCAGGCATCACTCAAGTTCCCCAACTTCACAAACATGCTCAACAACGCATTTCCTAACCTTAAACTCAACTGGGACCTAAAGCTTAGAATATGTTCATAAATTACGCCCCCTTCATTTAAGGCCCTCTTAAATTCACACAACCtaattaaagaaataaatgtTTCTTCATCTATATTACTTTGTGGGTCTTTTGGTAAAGTGTTTAGGAAGGTTACGGCTTGGTCTAGCTGGTTTTGGAGGCAAAGTTGGGTGAGGTGTGAGTTGGGGTCAGCAGTTGGGTGGACTGTGGAGCTAAGGAGTGAACTGCGGGTTCTTCTGAGGGGAAATTGATGCGCTTTCTGTGTAGTGTTCGAGAAAATTAGGGACTTGGAGGTCTGAAAGTTGGAGACTTGGGGATTGAGTAGGTCAGAGTGGAGAGAAATGGACGGGGTTTTAACAGACACCGCCATTTGTGGAGCTGCAGAAGCAGAGCATTGTTGGTCTGATAGTTTCGAGTGGGGGTTTTGGCT encodes the following:
- the LOC113768120 gene encoding uncharacterized protein LOC113768120, yielding MAGDLVFTEDELAIDEALGYPKVYAKLCRDRSLGPYSHGPPFAFIPFALPQQEVVKAQELDELFPIIDSKAKPTTKPKIFLGLLWKQLNHLGNAGFDPEIFRVDPYGNVLYYHADAASPLAWEIDHWFPLSRGGLTVASNLRILQWQVCKKKHNTLEFLIPWWDLQVGVSINQFLSIFASSNSDFRRRAFSWLFAEGESEELNACQTVDSHSFPQHFMESKKKVGLAPAAVVLSRRESMEASSALRSLDVNRKPRSTTPIIAAKKLKPASKENEDPGMISSNPYQAIVIARDSLRKREETAKIQAELQKLDVEVDELRQKTEEEHVSIQDLELVLIKRRRRAEKCRRLAEAQSSYRAMLEKMIRDAMHQSVVYKEQVRLNQAAANALMARLEAQKAICDTSERELHKKFKQRDELEKQVRPEWVQARKRSRMDDFLPDEVENKIVLYLPESKSKNKMQMEMRNALLENNALYVQGFQSNGPLHKELRKFLEEEQKASEAGSSSLKENGEQEELGEETKETVLRTSMEKHGESRNHKAIAAEQKSIDEKLHNLEIGEDGMIGNIRFPAHDAPEDEEDEESRKQRGKGNVEKWLQMLMENAEEDADSYPRDVNQNECNKTDEIIVKLDLVYPQKEFKISEAQQGQDLECVDEIDSQQQIPVKGGGKSEKEIVEIETRRKSFSNTGEMQGDKKKGILELKSRDTPIKNPPYRLKPEKSNAHQIRSDNKGADNHDNNVVNERKGKNGKEKELVRSESARSFRRIPSSPSLIFSGMKKRVDCIGKKPLVIGDDADGDQRHMGENNIIKSTIKTIKRVF
- the LOC113767481 gene encoding pentatricopeptide repeat-containing protein At1g15510, chloroplastic; this translates as MAVSVKTPSISLHSDLLNPQVSNFQTSKSLIFSNTTQKAHQFPLRRTRSSLLSSTVHPTADPNSHLTQLCLQNQLDQAVTFLNTLPKDPQSNIDEETFISLIRLCEFKRALNEGGVIYEHILSFRSQLSLRLGNALLSMFVKLGNLSDAWYVFGKMEDRDVFSWNVLIGGYAKNGYFDEALDLYHKMLWAGYRPDVFTFPCVLRTCGGMGDWSRGREIHVHVIRFGFISDVDVVNALITMYVKCHDLGSARMVFDGMLRRDRISWNAMISGYFENGECFEGLRLFFLMREYCINPDLMTMTSVISASEVLGDERFGRALHGYVVKTEFGVDVAVDNTLIQMYSSVGKWEEAEKVFSRIELKDVVSWTAMISAYESNSLPEKAVETYKTMELHGIMPDEITIASVLSACTSLSLFDMGVRLHELAKTTGLVSYVIVANTLIDFYSKCKCIDKALEIFHQISDKNVISWTSIILGLRINNRSFEALIFFRQMKLSVNPNDVTLISVLGACARIGALMCAKEIHSHVLRNGLAFEGFLPNALLDMYVRCGRMAPALNQFRIQRQDVAAWNILLTGYAQRGQGTQAMELFDRMVQSKVEPDEITFISLLCACSRSGMVSEGLTYFQSMRDAYCIAPNLKHYACVVDLLGRAGKVNDALDFIHKIPIKADAAIWGALLNSCRIHRQVDVGELAARHIVEMDKESVGYYMLLCNFYSECGKWDDVAHLRRMMREKGITVDPGCSWVEVKGKVHAFLSGHDFHPQIKELNAVLEGFYVKMRAEGLTEPQSSSENELEASKAEVFCGHSERLAIAFALINTVPGMPIWITKNLYMCQSCHSTVKFISKVVRREISVRDTEHFHHFKDGKCSCGDEGYWGHS